In one Lolium rigidum isolate FL_2022 chromosome 3, APGP_CSIRO_Lrig_0.1, whole genome shotgun sequence genomic region, the following are encoded:
- the LOC124695215 gene encoding anthocyanidin 3-O-glucosyltransferase 2-like yields MATPTVVLLPVWGVGHLMSMLDAGKRLLARSGGGLSLTVLVMQAPTESYRSDVAGHIRREEASGLDIRFHHLPAVEPPTDYVGAEDFISRFVELHGAHVKAAISGLTCPVAALVIDFFCTTLLDASRELAVPSYVYFTASAAMYALFLRLPGLQEEVTGEFEEMEGMVDVPGLPPVPPSALPSPLMDKKKPGYTWFVYHGRRFMEARGVIINTATELEQSVLAAIPDGRCTHGIGIPVPAVYPIGPVVSLNPPAEQPHECVRWLDAQPPASVVLLCFGGGGFATATQAHEIAHGLERSGHRFLWVLRGPPAAGTRQPSDANLVELLPEGFLERTKEKGMVWPTRAPQKEILAHAAVGGFVTHGGWNSILESLWFGVPMVPWPLYAEQHLNAFTLVDYMGVAVAMEVDRKRNNFVVGSELERAMKALMDGDSDEGRKAREKCTEMKAACRKAVEEGGSSYSALCRLSEEMRGGAVRTNM; encoded by the coding sequence ATGGCAACCCCGACCGTCGTCCTGCTGCCCGTCTGGGGCGTCGGCCACCTTATGTCCATgctcgacgccggcaagcggCTGCTTgcccgcagcggcggcggcctgtCGCTCACGGTGCTGGTAATGCAGGCGCCCACCGAGAGTTACAGGTCCGACGTCGCCGGCCACATACGCCGGGAGGAAGCGTCTGGTCTGGACATTCGCTTCCACCACCTTCCCGCCGTCGAGCCCCCGACGGACTACGTTGGCGCCGAGGATTTCATCTCCCGTTTTGTGGAGCTCCACGGGGCCCATGTGAAGGCGGCCATATCCGGGCTGACGTGCCCGGTGGCCGCCCTGGTAATCGACTTCTTCTGCACGACGCTGCTCGACGCGTCCCGCGAGCTCGCCGTGCCATCCTACGTCTACTTCACCGCCAGCGCCGCCATGTACGCGCTCTTCTTGCGCCTGCCGGGGCtccaggaggaggtcaccggtgAGTTCGAGGAGATGGAAGGCATGGTGGACGTGCCTGGGCTGCCGCCCGTACCGCCGTCTGCCCTTCCATCGCCGCTGATGGACAAGAAGAAGCCGGGGTACACATGGTTCGTGTACCACGGCAGGCGTTTCATGGAAGCCCGGGGTGTCATCATTAACACAGCTACCGAGCTGGAGCAGAGCGTTCTTGCTGCCATCCCTGACGGCCGGTGCACGCACGGAATCGGAATCCCTGTCCCGGCGGTCTATCCAATAGGCCCCGTGGTCTCCTTGAACCCGCCAGCGGAGCAGCCGCACGAGTGCGTGCGGTGGCTCGACGCGCAGCCTCCAGCATCCGTGGTACTCCTCTGTTTCGGCGGCGGAGGGTTCGCCACCGCGACGCAGGCGCATGAGATAGCCCACGGGCTGGAGCGCAGCGGGCACCGCTTCCTGTGGGTGCTGCGTGGCCCGCCGGCAGCCGGCACGCGACAACCCTCGGATGCGAACCTCGTGGAGCTGCTCCCGGAGGGGTTCTTGGAGAGGACAAAGGAGAAGGGCATGGTGTGGCCGACGAGGGCGCCGCAGAAGGAGATACTCGCCCACGCCGCCGTGGGCGGCTTCGTGACGCACGGCGGGTGGAACTCCATCCTGGAGAGCCTGTGGTTCGGAGTGCCGATGGTGCCGTGGCCGCTCTACGCTGAGCAGCACCTGAACGCGTTCACTCTGGTCGACTACATGGGCGTGGCCGTGGCCATGGAGGTGGACAGGAAGAGGAACAATTTCGTTGTGGGCTCGGAGCTGGAACGAGCTATGAAGGCGCTCATGGACGGCGACTCTGACGAAGGGAGGAAGGCGAGGGAGAAGTGCACGGAGATGAAGGCTGCCTGCAGGAAGGCCGTCGAGGAGGGAGGATCCTCCTACTCTGCACTGTGCAGGCTCTCCGAGGAAATGCGCGGAGGCGCAGTGCGCACGAATATGTAA
- the LOC124695218 gene encoding poly(A) polymerase I-like, which translates to MTAARRCTDLSSLSPPPALLSRLSSAASRLLQTRQYGSRKEGDGGGMRNARSSSGSRPGFIDRSSWRCFDSRAVGIHPGAIPLNCWSVLQKLKRKGFEAYLVGGCVRDLLLNRPPKDFDVITTASLKQIKKLVFKRCFIIGTRFPICQVHMRGSTFEVSSFSTNCSEESGGDDQGDILRWKNSLKRDFTINSLFFNPFNNRVYDYVNGVMDLRKNKVCTVIPAHVSFKEDSARILRGLRVAARLGFQFSSETSTAIRDLSPSIINIDKSRLMMEMRYMLSHGAAESSIRLLSNYGLLDILLPFQAAYLSDQMKGRSSDRDLMLMKLLANLDKFFSADWPCHSSLWLGLLAFHTALVNAPQGAQVIKAFAALMHFGTWDSAVEFLKQDVGAPAIFVPEALGPSQAKLDDNLMKQISQLASLVNSSVDTFTCLDSLKQSLARHPKVSQFSGVVFVSARERSRVLGIFKGLDSDLTSYVETRGMHGIDYRLMEYGDAREVRFVLGKVILDTMREESPPASTDDAAAASAKPVADHTDGVHHPLSSLF; encoded by the exons ATGACGGCGGCTCGACGGTGCACCGACCTCTCCTCGCTCTCCCCCCCGCCCGCCCTCCTCTCCCGCCTCAGCTCCGCGGCCTCCCGTCTTCTCCAG ACGAGGCAGTACGGCTCGAGGAAGGAGGGAGATGGCGGCGGTATGCGGAACGCACGGTCAAGTTCCGGTTCAAGGCCAG GGTTCATCGACCGTTCGTCGTGGAGGTGTTTCGACTCGAGAGCTGTAGGGATTCACCCGGGCGCTATACCTCTCAATTGCTGGTCCGTTCTACAAAAGCTGAAACGGAAAG GGTTTGAAGCTTATCTTGTCGGGGGATGTGTGAGAGATCTGCTACTGAACAGGCCACCAAAAGATTTCGACGTGATCACGACTGCAAGTCTCAAACAG ATAAAGAAACTCGTTTTCAAACGCTGTTTCATCATTGGCACACGCTTTCCAATATGCCAGGTTCATATGCGGGGCTCAACGTTCGAG GTTTCAAGCTTCAGCACAAACTGTTCAGAAGAGTCTGGTGGTGATGATCAAGGGGATATTCTTCGCTGGAAGAATTCGTTGAAAAGAGATTTTACAATAAATAG CCTATTCTTTAACCCATTCAATAACAGAGTTTATGATTATGTGAATGGAGTAATGGATCTAAGAAAAAACAAG GTCTGTACAGTGATTCCTGCCCACGTTTCTTTCAAGGAGGATTCTG CCAGGATTTTGCGTGGCTTGAGAGTTGCCGCTCGCCTTGGCTTTCAGTTCTCCAGCGAAACTTCTACTGCAATACGAGATCTTTCTCCTTCCATCATAAATATTGACAAG TCAAGGTTGATGATGGAAATGAGATATATGCTATCTCATGGGGCGGCAGAGTCTTCCATTAGATTGCTTAGCAACTATGGACTTCTCGATATTTTGCTTCCTTTTCAA GCAGCATATTTATCAGATCAGATGAAGGGTAGATCAAGTGACAGAGATCTGATGCTTATG AAACTATTGGCTAATCTTGATAAGTTTTTTTCTGCTGACTGGCCATGCCATAGCTCTTTGTG GTTAGGGCTGTTGGCATTTCACACTGCATTGGTTAATGCTCCACAAGGCGCCCAGGTAATCAAGGCTTTTGCTGCACTGATGCATTTCGGAACATGGGACAGCGCTGTAGAGTTCTTGAAACAAGATGTTGGAGCACCAGCTATATTTGTTCCAGAAGCTCTGGGGCCTTCTCAGGCAAAACTGGATGATAATCTTATGAAACAAATATCACAGCTGGCATCACTAGTCAATTCTTCGGTTGATACATTTACATGTTTAGATAGTCTCAAGCAATCATTGGCCAGACATCCGAAAGTTTCACAATTTTCAGGAGTT GTTTTCGTATCGGCCAGGGAGAGGAGCAGAGTGCTGGGGATATTTAAGGGCCTTGATTCTGACTTAACTTCATATGTCGAGACCAGAGGTATGCATGGGATTGACTACAGGTTGATGGAATATGGGGATGCTCGCGAGGTCCGGTTTGTTCTCGGGAAAGTGATCTTGGACACTATGCGTGAAGAATCACCGCCTGCATCCACCGATGACGCTGCTGCTGCTTCTGCAAAGCCAGTGGCGGATCATACTGATGGAGTTCATCATCCACTGTCCTCGTTATTTTAG
- the LOC124701324 gene encoding sorcin-like, whose product MENAVVLREWFDRVDAARTGNITPPQLQSALAVGNLDFPLSIVQQMIRMYDFDGNGTMSFEEFLALNKFLQKVQTVFSTLERGRGFLSLEEVYEALIKLGVSLDSPAFYTVCESFDKSKKGRVRLDEFISICIFVQSARNLFSSFDTTKQGKVTLDFNQFVYCTANCRI is encoded by the exons ATGGAGAACGCGGTGGTGCTCCGGGAGTGGTTCGACCGCGTCGACGCCGCCCGCACCGGCAACATCACGCCTCCTCAGCTCCAG AGCGCTCTGGCCGTGGGAAACCTCGACTTCCCCCTCTCCATCGTGCAGCAGATGATCAG GATGTACGACTTCGATGGGAACGGCACCATGAGCTTCGAAG AGTTTTTGGCTCTTAACAAGTTCCTCCAGAAG GTGCAGACTGTCTTCTCCACCCTAGAAAG GGGTCGTGGATTTCTCAGTCTTGAGGAGGTGTATGAG GCGTTAATCAAACTCGGGGTTTCTTTGGATTCACCTGCCTTCTACACAGTTTGTGAG AGCTTCGACAAGAGCAAGAAGGGGAGGGTTCGTTTGGATGAGTTCATATCAATCTGCATCTTTGTACAGTCAGCTCG TAACTTGTTCAGTTCATTCGATACAACCAAGCAAGGGAAAGTGACTTTGGATTTCAACCAGTTCGTTTACTGCA CGGCGAACTGCAGGATATAG
- the LOC124701323 gene encoding thiol-disulfide oxidoreductase LTO1-like isoform X2, with amino-acid sequence MSMDQLQDPVSSVANCGPQNSRVQSAERSGELSPLTSVSAMATISAALSISFLPPPARRAASTAFSPRVIKRAARFRCCAEPPSPEQETPPPSSLWGVSTSAWTAGVAGLGLLETGYLSYLKLTGSEAFCPVGGGGCGDVLDSDYSVVFGIPLPLVGMLAYGLVAALSLQENSEELLPGLDDLDIRLTLLLLATSLATASAYFLFILNTKFVGTSCVYCLSSAFISFTLFFIRIKDIGLARIQKFVGLQLAVAVIVALSLTNSYSSATTQLKGTDDFVLEPYQIEVTAESTPFAISLAKHLHSIGAKMYGAFWCSHCNDQKQMFGREAMEVLDYVECFPNGAGKGKKMANECAATGLEGFPTWIINGKLLSGDKELSVLAEESGFVSEVPEQS; translated from the exons ATGAGTATGGATCAGCTGCAAGATCCAGTAAGCTCAGTTGCCAACTGTGGCCCACAGAACAGTCGTGTGCAGAGCGCTGAGAGGTCAGGCGAGCTCTCACCACTCACCTCCGTctccgccatggcgaccatctcggcagCCCTCTCCATCTCCTTCCTCCCGCCCCcggcccgccgcgccgcctccaccgCCTTCTCCCCGCGCGTCATCAAG AGAGCTGCGCGGTTCAGGTGCTGCGCGGAGCCGCCTTCCCCGGAGCAGGAGACCCCTCCGCCTTCGTCCCTGTGGGGCGTCTCCACGAGCGCCTGGACCGCGGGCGTCGCGGGACTGGGGTTGCTGGAGACCGGCTACCTCAGCTACCTCAAGCTCACGGGCTCCGAGGCCTTCTGCCCCGTCGGCGGCGGAGGCTGCGGcgacgtgctcgacagcgactacTCGGTCGTCTTTG GGATCCCTCTTCCATTAGTtggtatgttggcatatggtttGGTTGCTGCGCTTTCTCTGCAAGAAAACAGCGAGGAGTTACTCCCTGGACTCGATGACTTGGATATCCGCTTAACCTTGCTTCTGCTCGCTACTTCGTTGGCGACCGCAAGTGCTTATTTCCTTTTCATTCTCAACACCAAATTTGTTGGGACCTCTTGTGTGTACTGCCTATCGTCAGCATTTATCTCCTTCACGTTATTTTTCATCAGAATAAAG GACATTGGCTTGGCACGTATCCAGAAGTTTGTTGGTCTTCAGTTAGCTGTAGCTGTGATTGTTGCTCTTTCTTTAACGAACTCCTATAGTTCAGCTACTACTCAATTGAAGGG CACAGATGATTTTGTATTAGAACCATACCAAATAGAGGTAACAGCAGAATCAACCCCTTTTGCGATCTCACTGGCAAAACATCTACACTCCATAGGTGCAAAGATGTATGGAGCGTTCTGGTGTTCTCATTGCAATGACCAAAAACAG ATGTTTGGTCGTGAAGCTATGGAAGTTCTGGATTATGTGGAATGCTTCCCTAACGGAGCCGGTAAGGGAAAGAAAATGGCCAATGAATGTGCAGCCACTGGTCTAGAAGGTTTTCCAACATGGATCATCAACGGCAAA CTCCTGAGCGGTGACAAGGAACTCTCAGTTCTCGCAGAAGAATCAGGTTTTGTCTCCGAGGTCCCTGAACAATCTTAA
- the LOC124701323 gene encoding thiol-disulfide oxidoreductase LTO1-like isoform X1, whose amino-acid sequence MSMDQLQDPVSSVANCGPQNSRVQSAERSGELSPLTSVSAMATISAALSISFLPPPARRAASTAFSPRVIKRAARFRCCAEPPSPEQETPPPSSLWGVSTSAWTAGVAGLGLLETGYLSYLKLTGSEAFCPVGGGGCGDVLDSDYSVVFGIPLPLVGMLAYGLVAALSLQENSEELLPGLDDLDIRLTLLLLATSLATASAYFLFILNTKFVGTSCVYCLSSAFISFTLFFIRIKVFLQDIGLARIQKFVGLQLAVAVIVALSLTNSYSSATTQLKGTDDFVLEPYQIEVTAESTPFAISLAKHLHSIGAKMYGAFWCSHCNDQKQMFGREAMEVLDYVECFPNGAGKGKKMANECAATGLEGFPTWIINGKLLSGDKELSVLAEESGFVSEVPEQS is encoded by the exons ATGAGTATGGATCAGCTGCAAGATCCAGTAAGCTCAGTTGCCAACTGTGGCCCACAGAACAGTCGTGTGCAGAGCGCTGAGAGGTCAGGCGAGCTCTCACCACTCACCTCCGTctccgccatggcgaccatctcggcagCCCTCTCCATCTCCTTCCTCCCGCCCCcggcccgccgcgccgcctccaccgCCTTCTCCCCGCGCGTCATCAAG AGAGCTGCGCGGTTCAGGTGCTGCGCGGAGCCGCCTTCCCCGGAGCAGGAGACCCCTCCGCCTTCGTCCCTGTGGGGCGTCTCCACGAGCGCCTGGACCGCGGGCGTCGCGGGACTGGGGTTGCTGGAGACCGGCTACCTCAGCTACCTCAAGCTCACGGGCTCCGAGGCCTTCTGCCCCGTCGGCGGCGGAGGCTGCGGcgacgtgctcgacagcgactacTCGGTCGTCTTTG GGATCCCTCTTCCATTAGTtggtatgttggcatatggtttGGTTGCTGCGCTTTCTCTGCAAGAAAACAGCGAGGAGTTACTCCCTGGACTCGATGACTTGGATATCCGCTTAACCTTGCTTCTGCTCGCTACTTCGTTGGCGACCGCAAGTGCTTATTTCCTTTTCATTCTCAACACCAAATTTGTTGGGACCTCTTGTGTGTACTGCCTATCGTCAGCATTTATCTCCTTCACGTTATTTTTCATCAGAATAAAG GTGTTCTTGCAGGACATTGGCTTGGCACGTATCCAGAAGTTTGTTGGTCTTCAGTTAGCTGTAGCTGTGATTGTTGCTCTTTCTTTAACGAACTCCTATAGTTCAGCTACTACTCAATTGAAGGG CACAGATGATTTTGTATTAGAACCATACCAAATAGAGGTAACAGCAGAATCAACCCCTTTTGCGATCTCACTGGCAAAACATCTACACTCCATAGGTGCAAAGATGTATGGAGCGTTCTGGTGTTCTCATTGCAATGACCAAAAACAG ATGTTTGGTCGTGAAGCTATGGAAGTTCTGGATTATGTGGAATGCTTCCCTAACGGAGCCGGTAAGGGAAAGAAAATGGCCAATGAATGTGCAGCCACTGGTCTAGAAGGTTTTCCAACATGGATCATCAACGGCAAA CTCCTGAGCGGTGACAAGGAACTCTCAGTTCTCGCAGAAGAATCAGGTTTTGTCTCCGAGGTCCCTGAACAATCTTAA